The following are encoded in a window of Schistocerca nitens isolate TAMUIC-IGC-003100 chromosome 9, iqSchNite1.1, whole genome shotgun sequence genomic DNA:
- the LOC126204099 gene encoding uncharacterized protein LOC126204099 → MILEIFLKAIKMLATFDSVMWEHICRTESKSDSSRMDCIPDANHTEQITVLFRHVYLNHIDKQVEGLLNLVLNLFSEFNLDIQNFHRQVYDNGSDKCGKHNGLRRRILDINNGFYVPYSSHSLNLVVKDAANISHETMSFIDLLSATRWSSRIEAIKPSQSYIEDIFDALWEISEASSTLDCTTALKVKSLALKFLTYKFIYSVIIWYNVLSEITFLSTMTQNLTINTQICINLLMSLIHIFTQYRTDGNFEIVFKEATNVANKLHAETGFPPVNIRPPRRKTTQFQYEHCDEFWLDPKMNFKVEFFSEF, encoded by the exons AtgattttggaaatttttttaaaagctataaagATGCTGGCAACTTTTGATTCAGTTATGTGGGAACATATTTGCAGAACTGAATCAAAATCTGACTCAAGTCGGATGG ACTGCATACCAGATGCAAACCATACTGAACAAATAACAGTACTATTTAGGCATGTTTATCTAAATCACATTGACAAACAAGTGGAG GGTTTGTTAAATttagttttgaatttattttctgaatttaaCCTGGACATTCAAAATTTTCACAGACAAGTTTATGATAATGGCTCTGACAAGTGTGGAAAACATAATGGACTGCGGAGAAGAATTTTGGATATCAATAATGGATTTTACGTCCCATATTCATCTCACAGCTTAAACTTAGTGGTAAAGGATGCTGCAAATATTTCTCACGAGACCATGAGTTTCATTGAT CTTTTAAGTGCTACGAGATGGTCTAGCAGAATTGAAGCAATAAAACCCTCACAGTCCTACATAGAAGACATAtttgatgctctgtgggaaataTCAGAAGCTTCTTCTACTTTGGATTGCACCACCGCTCTCAAAGTGAAGTCACTCGCTTTAAAATTTCTAACTTATAAATTCATTTATTCTGTCATAATCTGGTACAATGTTTTGAGCGAAATTACTTTTTTAAGTACAATGACACAAAACCTGACTATTAATACTCAGATATGCATCAATTTGTTAATGAGCTTGATACACATATTCACACAATATCGCACAGATGGAAACTTTGAAATAGTTTTCAAAGAAGCTACCAATGTGGCAAACAAACTACATGCTGAAACAGGTTTCCCTCCAGTAAATATACGTCCCCCAAGAAGAAAAACGACTCAGTTTCAGTATGAACATTGTGATGAATTTTGGTTGGACCCCAAAATGAATTTCAAagtagaatttttttctgaattctaG